One Cupriavidus pauculus genomic window, ATGCGAACGTGGCTTCGCCCGATATCGCCGGGGCCGGCGCGGGACGAGCGGGCGCTGCGGGCTCGATGCGTGTCGGCTTCGTCAGCACCTTGCTGCCCGGGGTCGCCATCTGGATGCCGCCGACAACGACGTCGTCGGTCGGGGCAAGACCTGACCGCACGATGCGGAGGCCATCGACTGTGGGGCCCAGCACGACGGGTTTAGCTTCGACAATGCCTGCCTTGGTCACTGTCAGCACGACCTTGCGCGCCTGGTCAGTCTGGATGGCAGCGTCTGGAACGAGCAGGGCTGTCGTGGTGCCGCTGCTGGCCAGACGCATGTTGCCGAACATGCCGGGTGTCAGGAACAGATCTCGGTTGGGCACGACCGCCCGAAGCCGGATGGTCCCGGACCGTGGATCGAGACCGTTGTCGGTAAAGTCGAGCGCGCCGTGCCAGCGGTAATCCGTTTCGTCTTGCAGGCGGACTTCAATCGCCGACGTCTTGGCGCCATCCTGTCTTGCGCGTAGGGCCTTGAGGTAGAGCGCTTCGGACGCCTCGAACACGAAGTAGATTGGGTCGAGGGCGTTGACCGTCGTCAGCAGGGTGCCGCTTGTGCCTTCGCCGGTGGCGACGAGGTTGCCCGGGTCAACGCGCCGGTACGACACCCTGCCGGCGATCGGCGCACGGACTTCCGTGAAATCCAGTTCCAGCAAGCGCGCGCTGACGCGTGCTTGCGCTGCAGCGACGGCGGCAACGCCGGCCTGAACGCGTGCGTGGAGGCGGTCGAGCTCGCTTTTGGAGACGGCCTCGTCGCCGACCAGACTGTCTGCGCGTTGTGCATCCGCTCGGGCCAATGCGAGCTCGCTGCGCGCGCTAGCCAGGTTCGCGTTGGCTTCGGCAAGGGCGGCCGCGAATGGCCGTCGGTCGATGGTAAACAGCAGGTCGCCGCGACGCACGGTCGCGCCATCCGTGAAGTGCACCGCCACGATCTGCCCTGAAACCCGTGGGCGAATGTCAACCGTGCGACTGGGTTCGAATCGGCCGATGTAGGTGTCCCATTCGTTGATCTGCCGTGAGAGCGGGATCGACGTCGACACCGTCGGGGGCGTCATCGCCGCATTGGCGACCGGGGCCTTTCTGACGGATGCGAGGAATGCAATGCCGAGGAGAGCCAGGGCGATGCCTGCCATCCCTGCGGTTCGCCATCGTGATGTGCGGGGCCGGGAGCCCGATATGGCGGGTTTATCAAGTTTGGTGTGAGTGTTCATCCAATCGTCGATCGATGGTTGCCGAGTCGACCGGCATTTTCACCACCGTGGGGCCAAGGGAGAAAGGACGAACTTCCCTCGTTTCTGGTCATGCGACAGGTGTGGCAGAAAATGATCGTAATTAGTCATTTCTGCCACTCACGTCCTGGCCCGAGTGCGCGATATAAAGCTACGGTTTCGTTTTTTCAGACCGGGGGCTTTACTCCATGCAGTCGCCGTCGATACTTCGTCATCTCGAAATCGCGTCCGTGATCGAGGGCACCACGCTTGTTCTTCTGCTTGGCATCGCCGTGCCGTTGAAGCATCTGGGTGGGTGGCCGATCGGTGTACGGATTCTGGGTCCGTTGCATGGCCTCGCGCTGTTGATTTATCTGTGGATCGCCATACAGGCCGTCTCCGGCGCAGGGTGGCCGCGCCGCGAATTACTACGGGTGTTTCTGCTGGCGGTGCTCCCGCTTGGCGGCTTTTTCAACGCGACATTCATTGCCCGCAAGATCGACACGATAGAAAAGGGGCAGGCCCAATGAGTGCCTTGGCGCTATACCCCTGGATCAAGGCGTTGCATGTCGCCGCGTCGCTGATGTTTACCGCAGGCGTGATAGCTGTAGCGGCGTTTCTGTGGGCTGCCGGCAAAGCCGCGGCAGACGTCGCGTCGGTGGCAGGCGCGCTTCGTCGATGGGACAGGGCGGTCACCACACCCTCGATGCTGCTCGTGGTGGTACTGGGGTTCGTCCTCGTCCGATCTGGCGGGTGGTTTGGCGCGCCTTGGCTATATGGAAAGCTTGCCATTGCGCTGCTGGTCGCCGCTGCGCATGGAATGCAAGTCGCAAAACTTCGCCGGCTGGCCGGCGGCGCCGAGGTGACGCGTTGGCGGCTGGGTCCATGGCTAGTCGCGGCATTTGCGTGCATTGCGGTGCTGGCCGTGGCGAAGCCGGCATGAGCCAGAGCCCGTGTTGAGTATGGACGCTTCGCTCGCGCTTCGGCATATCGGTTTTTTCGTTTATCCAGGCTTTCAGATACAGGACCTCAGCGGTCCGCTCGCGGCCTTCGAATTGGCGGGATCCGGCGCCGGCGCGCCGCCATACCGTTGCCACGTGGTGTCCCATGCCGGCGGAGACGTTGCCAGCTCCGGCGGTTTGCGGATCATGACTTCGTTGATGCCATCGACGCTGGATACGCTGCTCGTCGTGGGTGGGGAGGTGTCCGACGATCCGGCCACGCTGCCGGCGATTGACGCACATCTTGCGACCGCGTTACAGAACGGTACGCGGCGCATCGGCAGCGTTTGCACGGGGGCATTCATTCTGGCCAGGGCGGGGTTGCTCGAGGGTCGTCGCGCGACGACGCACTGGAAGCACTCGCGTCAGTTGCAACGGATGTTTCCCGGCACCCGAGTTGAATCGGACCGCATTTACATCAAGGACGGCAATATCTGGACGTCGGCCGGGGTGACCGCGGGCATCGACCTCGCGCTCGCGCTCATCGAGGAGGACCTCGGCCACGCCGAGTCCCTGTCGGTGGCCCGACACCTCGTGGTCTATCACCGTCGGCCCGGTGGGCAGTCTCAGTTTTCCGCGCTGGCGGACATGGAACCGGAGTCGGACAGGATGCGGGAGGTGTTGAGCTATATGCGCGAGAACCTCAATGCGTCCTTGTCTACTGAAACACTGGCGTCGATTGCCTGCCTCAGTCCGCGCCAGTTCGGACGAACGTTTCTGGCCGAGACCGGCGAGACCCCCGCGAAGGCTGTCGAGCGGCTGCGCGTCGAGGTGGCGCGTCACCGCGTGGAACGGAGTGCCGAACCGATTGAAAAAATCGCCGAGGTAGTGGGATTCGCGGACCCTGAGCGCATGCGCAGGGCATTCATCCGAATC contains:
- a CDS encoding efflux RND transporter periplasmic adaptor subunit, translated to MAGIALALLGIAFLASVRKAPVANAAMTPPTVSTSIPLSRQINEWDTYIGRFEPSRTVDIRPRVSGQIVAVHFTDGATVRRGDLLFTIDRRPFAAALAEANANLASARSELALARADAQRADSLVGDEAVSKSELDRLHARVQAGVAAVAAAQARVSARLLELDFTEVRAPIAGRVSYRRVDPGNLVATGEGTSGTLLTTVNALDPIYFVFEASEALYLKALRARQDGAKTSAIEVRLQDETDYRWHGALDFTDNGLDPRSGTIRLRAVVPNRDLFLTPGMFGNMRLASSGTTTALLVPDAAIQTDQARKVVLTVTKAGIVEAKPVVLGPTVDGLRIVRSGLAPTDDVVVGGIQMATPGSKVLTKPTRIEPAAPARPAPAPAISGEATFAS
- a CDS encoding DUF3817 domain-containing protein; translated protein: MQSPSILRHLEIASVIEGTTLVLLLGIAVPLKHLGGWPIGVRILGPLHGLALLIYLWIAIQAVSGAGWPRRELLRVFLLAVLPLGGFFNATFIARKIDTIEKGQAQ
- a CDS encoding DUF2269 family protein, coding for MSALALYPWIKALHVAASLMFTAGVIAVAAFLWAAGKAAADVASVAGALRRWDRAVTTPSMLLVVVLGFVLVRSGGWFGAPWLYGKLAIALLVAAAHGMQVAKLRRLAGGAEVTRWRLGPWLVAAFACIAVLAVAKPA
- a CDS encoding GlxA family transcriptional regulator, coding for MDASLALRHIGFFVYPGFQIQDLSGPLAAFELAGSGAGAPPYRCHVVSHAGGDVASSGGLRIMTSLMPSTLDTLLVVGGEVSDDPATLPAIDAHLATALQNGTRRIGSVCTGAFILARAGLLEGRRATTHWKHSRQLQRMFPGTRVESDRIYIKDGNIWTSAGVTAGIDLALALIEEDLGHAESLSVARHLVVYHRRPGGQSQFSALADMEPESDRMREVLSYMRENLNASLSTETLASIACLSPRQFGRTFLAETGETPAKAVERLRVEVARHRVERSAEPIEKIAEVVGFADPERMRRAFIRITGHPPQSLRRMAD